In the genome of Primulina eburnea isolate SZY01 chromosome 13, ASM2296580v1, whole genome shotgun sequence, the window AGAGGAAAGAAAACAGCCAACCTGTGGGACGTTAGGGTTTAACGAAAGGAGAAGCGTCGTAGTTGCTTGAGTCACGTCGGACAACCTTTCTCCAGCCAGGAATCGGGGAAAGCAGCGAGCCATCGGGAGAAAGGATGGGCCGACGGGTTAGAGGGTTTTGGAGATTGGGCCTGATTGAATTTAGTGTTTTTGGGCTACAATGTTCAGTGGCACAAAACTAATACgtagtgtttttttttaaaaaagtagtGGCCCACTTGGTTGCCAAAACAATAGTGCTAACCTACGACACGTACCCGGATACTTAATAATCCATCCGAATATGCCCTTTTTGCTTTACGAGGACGCGTGGGATTCGTAGAAGAGAGACAAAAAGCAAACAAATACACGGCGCTTCATTCGGCAACTGGCACACCAGAAACGTCGGCCACAGatttttttatgataataataatactgATTAATAGAATCCCTGGGTAGTTTTTGAGGTCCCAACAAGATCCAGGAGAATTTTTTTTCATCCCTCGATAAACTTAAACACAAGGATAAACAAGCAACGACAACGCATTTTTCCGGGCTGTGCTGCTTCTGGGTCATTTTCATCTCCGGTTATTTCCTCTCCGAGCTGCTTCGGTTAGTCTATTTTAATCTCTGTATTTTTTACAGCTTTCTTGTTTGCTCCTCTGTTTATGTGTTATTCGTGTCATGGGCATGCTGCGTCTTTTTGTACGTATTTAGTATGTGCTGATTTTGCTTTTGTGAAAGATTTGTGGATATTCTTGATCTTTTTGGATATGTttcattttcttgttttttttgcTCAACTCATAAGATGATTGTCTCATGTTTCACGCTTCTTTATCTATTCCTtacagaaaaattaaaaaacatgAAATGGATATCGCCACTAGAATTGTTGTTTCTCAATGATCCAGCGCACTCCTTGCTTCCTTGATCTTTCTGTTCTAATTTCAGATAAAGATTTTCCGAtccattaataaaaaaattcaattaaaacATCAGTATGACCGGCTTTGTTCTTGGTGCTTATTTCGTACTAACACTGTAAAAGTAGTCATTAGCAGAATTGTTAAGAGTGCTGATTCTTGGCCACAAAGTTAGAGTAATATGGCTAGGTATTGAACGACAAAACATTAAAGAAACTGAAAATAATATTGATTGAAATAAACTAAAATTGTTCCCAGAGATAATCATCTGTACAAGCAATAAAATTGCTCCCCTAGCCACTGCTAGTTTTTTCACCCAACAAGATGAAGAAAACGACTGAATGAATCCTAATCTCGCTCCTCCCTCGCATTTTATATACCACTCCCCCATTTCTAGATTCTTCCTAACTAAATAAGGCCCAACACTTTAGGTCCCATAATAATAAAGTCCCTAACAAAAAATTTCTATTTTATGCAGTTTTCCCCACTTTTCATTGGATACATGCACTTTTCCATGCATCCAAAAGAACAGCAAGATGTGTTAATATGCTGATCTTCTCCACTGATGTGTGCTTTCTGTATATGTTGCAGATATGGATGCTTTACCAGGCCAAGGCTTGTACCCTTTGCACCGATGCAAAACTATTCATTTGGTTTTCATTTGCGCTCTCCTGTTTTGTTTGTAATTTGCACACATTCAGTTGTTTGATTATAATGTGCATATAATTTAGGTGAGACATGCTCAGGGATTCCACAACGTGGCTGGAGAAAAGGACCACAGCGCTTACTTGTCTCCAAAGCTCTTAGATGCACAGCTTACACCTCTTGGCTGGAAACAGGTGATCATAACTCCCATCATCACCATAGATTAACGTTTTCAGTACATCAACAAACACTACGTCAAAAAAGTGTAGGATGGTTGGCAGCttttatatgttaaatgtaGTCAATAAGCTCGTGGTTAGGTTTTAGTTAGATTACAAACTTTTCCATCTGTGCAGTGTTTTTAGAATTTTCATTTATGGTCTTTAAATAATCGACTTTACCATTTTTGTAAGAAGAAAAGTAAAGGAATGATTTATCAGTACTGTTACAGGTTGATCATCTGCGAAAACATGTTCATGCATCCGGCCTTTCTGATGGAATCGAATTAGTTGTTGTTTCCCCATTGTTGAGGTGAGTACTTTGGGTTTCTGATCCTTCTTCTTATGCTGCTATGTATCTGATATATTATTTTCCTTTATTTGGCTCCACTTCATGATTGTCTATTAAGCAAGTTAAACTTATCTGAACATGATGCTCTGTATTCTAAAAAGATTTTGTCTGTTCATTATTGATCTGAGAATGAAGGGAACTTGCGTATAATTCATTCCAGGACTATGCAAACGGCTGTTGGAGTATTTGGTGGGGAATCCTATGTTAATGGAATTGCTGAACCTCCACTGATGGTAGAAAATGCTGGAAACAGTAACCGTGCAGCGATTTCAAGTTTAAAGTCTCCTCCATTTGTGGCACTGGAACTTTGTCGTGAACATATGGTACAAGAtttctaataaatatttttagaaaaaataaatcTATCTGGTGAAGTCTGTATTCTGCACCATAAGTCGGCCTTCCATGTAAAATTTGTTGGGTGTCTTTATTACACACTGTGTGACATATCAAGTTATTCCAAATATGCTAATCGATTTCTCATAAAACAATGGATTGATTTTCCCTTTTTTCTATCAATCTATCCGGCAGTAGTTGAAGTGGAACTAGCCTTTACATACAACCCATTTTTGCTATGGAATTATGGCTGTGTAGATGTTGATTACAACTTGTATCTTAATATACCCCAGGGAGTTCACTGGTGCGATAAGAGAAGAAGCATAAGAGATTACAAGCCACTGTTTCCGGCAATCGATTTTTCTATGGCAAGTACACCAATATTCACTTTTATCTTTGTACTATCATTTTTTTGTTATGATGGAATATGCAACCGCTATCCTTCAGTGTACCCGGTGTAAATCTCCGGGTTAACACAATAGCCTGCAAACCATGGTGGCCAGGTATACCGCACAGGCCACTATGTGACAGGCTCGTACTGAGAAAAAGTGATGGTAGGGGAATAAAACTCCTGACCATTGGTCAATTGTTCACCTATTCACCAACTCAGACACCCCCGAAGGGACAACCACCGGCAATTTATTTTGTTTGTCGAGTTGTTTATTCTTTCACCTTTGTGCTTCTGTTCAGATAGAAAGTGATGATGATGTGCTGTGGAAGGTTGATGTTAGGGAAGCCGATGAAGAACTTGCTGCCAGGGGACTGCAATTTTTTAACTGGTAGCCCCATTGTTTATATGCTGAATttccattttttattttatagtcATACAATTGCCCTCAATTATCGAGTATGATGCAAAATTAGTTAACGATAAAACTATATACTTATAGTTTTTAAATGGGTTGCAGGTTGTGGACACGGAAAGAGAAAGAGATAGCTGTGGTAACTCACAGCGGATTCTTGATTCATACTCTCAATGAGTTTGGCAATGATTGTCATATATCTCTGAAGCATGAAATATGCAGACCGTAAGTGTCGATTTGTTTCTTGCTTTATCGTTGAACAATCACCGAGAAACGGCCCTGTTTTGCCAGTTGTG includes:
- the LOC140808662 gene encoding phosphoglycerate mutase-like protein 1, with the translated sequence MDALPGQGLYPLHRCKTIHLVRHAQGFHNVAGEKDHSAYLSPKLLDAQLTPLGWKQVDHLRKHVHASGLSDGIELVVVSPLLRTMQTAVGVFGGESYVNGIAEPPLMVENAGNSNRAAISSLKSPPFVALELCREHMGVHWCDKRRSIRDYKPLFPAIDFSMAKSDDDVLWKVDVREADEELAARGLQFFNWLWTRKEKEIAVVTHSGFLIHTLNEFGNDCHISLKHEICRPFTNCELRSVVIVDRRMIGSHSSTTDYPGKIPRGPDTPSDDADEI